In Candidatus Babeliales bacterium, the following proteins share a genomic window:
- the tilS gene encoding tRNA lysidine(34) synthetase TilS, protein MDQFLIEIDNFIQKNRLIGTGDTIIAGLSGGPDSVFLLHLLERYRKTHAINIIAAHLNHEWREDAQKDTDLSKDLCLALGIPLVVKKASELQISIKNNGSKEEVARKLRRFFFEQLAAEHSAHSIALGHHANDQQETFFMRLIRGATLSGLTCMKPKDGLYIRPLLQTPKPDIISYLETNNILYAYDSTNESDAFLRNRIRTSVIPAICLADSRFEKQFSRTLNHLQETESFLDDMTEVVFENLTRKGNESWQVDLEQFRHLHPFMKKRLLVHWLIVEEASMVLTEQFLDEIIRFLESSDKKSHALHHAWLINRTENWFFLSKP, encoded by the coding sequence ATGGATCAATTTTTAATCGAGATCGATAATTTCATTCAAAAAAATCGGCTTATTGGAACCGGCGATACGATTATCGCCGGTCTTTCTGGCGGGCCAGATTCTGTTTTTTTATTGCATCTCCTTGAACGTTACCGAAAAACTCACGCTATAAACATTATTGCTGCCCATTTAAATCACGAATGGCGCGAAGATGCTCAAAAAGATACTGATCTTTCCAAAGATTTATGCCTCGCATTGGGCATTCCATTGGTGGTAAAAAAAGCTTCCGAACTTCAAATTTCGATAAAAAATAACGGTTCAAAAGAAGAAGTTGCGCGAAAACTACGCCGTTTTTTCTTTGAGCAATTAGCTGCTGAACATAGCGCACACTCGATTGCGCTTGGCCATCATGCAAACGATCAGCAAGAAACATTTTTTATGCGACTGATCCGAGGAGCAACGCTTTCGGGCCTTACGTGCATGAAACCCAAAGACGGCCTTTATATTCGACCGCTTTTGCAAACGCCTAAACCAGATATCATTTCATATCTTGAAACGAATAACATTCTTTATGCATACGACAGCACAAACGAATCGGATGCGTTTTTAAGAAACAGAATTCGCACATCGGTAATCCCCGCTATTTGCCTTGCTGATTCTCGATTTGAAAAACAGTTTTCGCGAACACTTAATCATTTGCAGGAAACGGAAAGTTTTCTTGATGATATGACCGAAGTTGTTTTTGAAAATCTCACCAGAAAAGGCAATGAATCGTGGCAAGTGGATCTTGAGCAGTTCAGGCATCTTCACCCTTTTATGAAGAAGCGATTGCTTGTGCACTGGCTGATAGTCGAAGAAGCATCAATGGTACTAACTGAACAATTTTTAGATGAAATTATACGCTTCTTGGAATCATCCGATAAAAAAAGCCACGCACTTCATCATGCATGGCTTATAAATCGTACTGAAAACTGGTTTTTCTTGAGTAAACCTTAA